A section of the Petrimonas sulfuriphila genome encodes:
- a CDS encoding elongation factor G — translation MKVYKTNEIKNIAIVGNSGSGKTTLAEAMLFECGLIKRRGTIDGKNTVSDYFPVEKEYGYSVFSTVFSYEWKNKLMTLIDCPGSDDFSGNISSALGVTDLAVMLIDATSGVEVGTINQFRQIESLDKPLMFVMNRIDHEKADFENTITNLKEFYGNKVTPIQYPTGSGLAFDGIVDVLKQKLYKWKPGATAPDVLEIPDSEKEKAGEYYQVLLEAAAENDETLMEKYFDQGTLSEEEMLEGIQKGMISRDLFPVFCVSAEKNMAVHRLMNFLTLAAPSPDQVPSPQNSDGETVEPDPGALTSLFFFKTTVEPHIGEVSYFKVMSGKVKEGDDLTNTNRSSKERIAQMYLVAGQMRNKVEELQAGSIAAAVKLKDVRTGNTLNAKGSDNRFNFIQFPEPRYRRAVKARTEANSEKLSEALTRMREEDPSLVIEVSKELKQTIVSGQGEFHLKTMKWRLENNDKIEIDFLEPKIPYRETITKQSRADYRHKKQSGGAGQFGEVHLIVEPYTEGMPMPEIYRFNGQEFKIQSRDVQTIDLDWGGKLVFVNSIVGGAIDARFLPAILKGIMGRMEQGPLTGSYARDVRVIVYDGKMHPVDSNEISFMLAGRNAFSTAFKNAGPKILEPIYDVVVSVPSDYMGDVMSDLQGRRAMIMGMESEKGFEKLKARVPLKEMSSYSTSLSSLTGGRASFTMKFSEYELVPSDVQDKLLKEYEAEEKEE, via the coding sequence ATGAAAGTTTACAAAACAAACGAAATCAAGAATATTGCTATTGTTGGCAATTCAGGATCGGGCAAGACCACTCTCGCTGAAGCAATGCTTTTCGAGTGTGGTCTTATAAAACGACGCGGCACGATAGATGGTAAAAATACCGTGAGTGACTATTTCCCTGTTGAAAAAGAGTATGGATATTCGGTATTCTCAACCGTATTCTCTTACGAATGGAAAAACAAGCTGATGACGTTGATCGATTGTCCGGGGTCGGACGATTTTTCTGGAAACATTTCATCGGCACTTGGAGTAACCGATTTAGCCGTGATGCTGATTGATGCTACCAGCGGAGTAGAAGTGGGAACAATCAACCAATTCCGCCAGATCGAATCTCTTGATAAGCCGCTAATGTTTGTTATGAACCGCATTGACCATGAGAAAGCCGACTTCGAAAACACGATTACCAACCTGAAAGAATTTTACGGGAACAAGGTCACCCCTATCCAGTATCCTACCGGGAGCGGCCTGGCATTCGACGGAATAGTGGATGTTCTCAAGCAGAAGCTGTATAAATGGAAGCCGGGAGCCACCGCGCCCGACGTGCTGGAGATACCCGACAGTGAAAAAGAAAAAGCTGGCGAATATTATCAAGTATTGTTGGAAGCAGCAGCTGAAAACGATGAGACATTGATGGAAAAATATTTCGATCAGGGCACACTGTCCGAAGAAGAGATGCTCGAAGGCATCCAGAAAGGGATGATCAGCCGGGATCTTTTTCCGGTGTTCTGTGTATCGGCAGAAAAAAACATGGCGGTCCACAGGCTGATGAATTTCCTTACCCTGGCGGCACCCTCACCCGATCAGGTTCCGTCTCCTCAAAACAGCGACGGAGAAACCGTAGAGCCCGATCCAGGAGCACTGACAAGCCTGTTCTTCTTCAAAACTACTGTTGAACCGCACATCGGCGAAGTTTCTTACTTCAAGGTGATGAGCGGAAAAGTAAAAGAAGGGGATGACCTGACCAATACCAACAGAAGTTCGAAGGAACGTATCGCTCAGATGTACCTGGTTGCCGGACAGATGCGTAACAAGGTGGAAGAACTGCAGGCAGGAAGCATTGCCGCTGCTGTCAAGCTGAAAGATGTCCGTACCGGCAATACACTGAATGCAAAAGGATCGGACAACCGGTTCAACTTTATCCAGTTCCCCGAACCGCGTTACCGCAGGGCTGTAAAAGCTAGAACGGAAGCCAACTCCGAAAAACTGAGCGAAGCATTGACCCGTATGCGGGAAGAAGATCCGTCATTGGTTATTGAAGTTTCAAAAGAACTGAAGCAAACCATCGTTTCAGGACAAGGCGAGTTCCACCTGAAAACCATGAAATGGAGACTCGAAAACAACGATAAAATTGAAATTGATTTCCTCGAACCTAAGATTCCGTATCGCGAAACCATCACCAAACAGTCCCGTGCCGATTACCGCCATAAAAAACAGTCGGGTGGTGCCGGTCAGTTCGGCGAAGTTCACCTGATTGTGGAACCCTACACCGAAGGTATGCCCATGCCGGAAATTTACCGTTTTAACGGCCAGGAATTCAAGATACAATCGCGCGACGTACAAACTATCGACCTTGATTGGGGTGGAAAGCTTGTTTTCGTGAACAGTATCGTGGGCGGTGCGATCGATGCCCGTTTCCTCCCGGCCATCCTGAAAGGAATCATGGGACGTATGGAGCAAGGCCCGCTGACCGGCTCTTATGCCCGTGACGTACGTGTTATCGTTTACGACGGTAAGATGCACCCGGTTGACTCCAACGAAATCTCTTTTATGCTTGCCGGACGCAACGCGTTCAGCACCGCATTTAAAAATGCCGGACCAAAGATTCTGGAACCGATTTACGATGTGGTTGTTTCTGTTCCCAGCGACTATATGGGCGATGTGATGAGCGACCTGCAAGGGCGTCGTGCCATGATCATGGGTATGGAAAGCGAGAAAGGGTTTGAAAAACTGAAAGCCCGCGTTCCGTTGAAAGAGATGTCGAGTTATTCCACTTCTTTAAGTTCGCTTACCGGTGGCCGTGCGTCGTTCACCATGAAGTTTTCGGAATATGAACTCGTTCCGTCCGATGTTCAGGATAAGCTCCTGAAAGAATACGAGGCGGAAGAAAAGGAAGAGTAA
- a CDS encoding HAD family hydrolase, whose product MNYKHIIFDIDGTMLNTETADMLATQETFFQLTGEKRELDEFRFSFGIPNSVVFPRLGIEDAGKASLMWAENYRKYHSSIRLFDGIEEVLKELKKRGYILGIVTSKSRQEFNADFATFGLEHFFGAVICVDDSPRPKPHPDPILEYLKRSNAKKPESIYIGDTLYDKQCAHSAGIDFALAVWGTHNREEIKADYFLEAPLEILELFRSR is encoded by the coding sequence ATGAACTACAAACACATTATATTTGACATAGACGGCACTATGCTGAATACGGAAACGGCAGACATGCTTGCCACGCAGGAAACTTTTTTTCAGCTTACCGGAGAGAAAAGAGAGTTGGATGAATTCCGGTTTTCATTTGGTATTCCCAACTCGGTAGTGTTTCCCCGGCTGGGAATTGAAGATGCCGGAAAAGCGAGCTTGATGTGGGCCGAAAATTATCGTAAATACCACTCATCCATACGCCTTTTCGATGGAATTGAAGAGGTTTTGAAGGAGTTGAAAAAAAGGGGATACATCCTGGGAATTGTTACTTCCAAAAGCCGGCAGGAATTTAATGCTGATTTTGCTACTTTCGGGTTGGAGCATTTCTTTGGTGCGGTTATTTGTGTGGATGACAGCCCCCGCCCAAAGCCCCATCCAGACCCTATTCTGGAATACCTTAAGCGGTCGAATGCAAAGAAACCGGAATCCATTTATATAGGTGATACCCTTTACGATAAGCAGTGCGCACATTCTGCCGGGATAGATTTTGCCCTTGCTGTTTGGGGAACACACAACCGGGAAGAGATAAAAGCCGACTATTTCCTGGAAGCACCTCTCGAAATATTGGAGTTGTTCCGATCCAGATAG
- a CDS encoding cation transporter gives MQKTIFHIKEMDCPSEEELVRMKLDEIPDIARIDINIQDRKATIFHRANTAEIETLLNELKLGSSLVSSEVVEEKLSGADENKNRKQKKILWTVLFINFGFFVIEMGTGLVSRSMGLVADSLDMLADAFMYAISLFAVGKAVSTKKKVAGAIGYFQILLASTGLFEVARRFIFNESTPDFQFMIGISILALAANGISLYILEKAKSNEAHIRASMICTSNDVIMNLGVIVGGILVFLLDSAIPDLVVGVVVFGVVIRGALRILKLAK, from the coding sequence ATGCAAAAAACAATATTTCATATCAAGGAGATGGATTGTCCGTCTGAAGAAGAACTGGTCCGCATGAAACTGGACGAAATTCCGGATATTGCCAGAATTGACATCAATATACAAGATCGAAAAGCAACCATTTTTCACCGGGCCAACACGGCCGAAATAGAAACGCTGCTGAACGAGTTAAAACTCGGCTCGTCGCTTGTTTCTTCGGAAGTTGTTGAAGAGAAACTTTCCGGCGCAGACGAGAATAAAAACAGAAAACAGAAAAAAATTCTCTGGACAGTGCTTTTTATCAACTTCGGATTCTTCGTTATTGAAATGGGCACCGGCCTCGTTTCCCGTTCGATGGGGCTAGTTGCCGACAGCCTGGATATGCTTGCCGACGCTTTTATGTATGCCATCAGCCTATTTGCTGTTGGCAAAGCCGTAAGCACGAAGAAAAAAGTTGCCGGAGCCATTGGTTATTTCCAAATTTTACTTGCCTCAACCGGGTTGTTTGAAGTTGCAAGGCGTTTCATTTTCAACGAATCCACTCCCGACTTTCAATTTATGATCGGCATCTCTATTCTTGCACTTGCCGCAAATGGAATCAGCCTTTACATCCTGGAAAAAGCCAAAAGCAATGAAGCACACATCCGGGCAAGCATGATATGCACATCAAATGATGTAATCATGAACCTGGGCGTCATTGTGGGTGGAATCCTGGTTTTTTTACTCGATTCTGCCATTCCTGATCTTGTTGTAGGTGTTGTCGTCTTTGGAGTTGTTATAAGAGGGGCGCTCCGGATACTGAAACTGGCAAAATAG
- a CDS encoding metallophosphoesterase family protein, with product MKKIVVCCVVVLWFTAVEAQKLNFNKDGLFKIAQFTDVHYVPGNSKSDTALLAIQRVLDTEKPDMVIFTGDIVTGRPIKTGWDTVTKLVVDRKIPFAVALGNHDDESGTTRLELEKIITDYPYNCNYPAGGQLSGVMNNVLPVYGSEKDMQVKALIYCFDSGAYSTVSDVSGYGWITSEVIDWYKKQSFHFTRQNNFQPLPALAYFHIPLPEYRLAFDDDTNKRVGVRKENECSPGLNSGMFLAMKEMQDVMGTFAGHDHVNNYIVNYFGIALAYGQFSGWRTTYVPGINGARIVQLTEGKREFDTWIRLLDGSVEYNVTFPAGLKGE from the coding sequence ATGAAGAAAATTGTTGTTTGTTGTGTTGTTGTGTTGTGGTTCACTGCAGTAGAAGCACAAAAATTAAATTTCAACAAGGACGGTTTGTTCAAGATAGCACAGTTTACTGATGTGCACTACGTCCCCGGAAATTCCAAATCGGATACGGCCTTGTTGGCTATTCAGCGCGTATTGGATACGGAAAAACCCGATATGGTTATTTTCACCGGGGATATTGTAACCGGAAGGCCGATAAAAACAGGATGGGACACCGTTACAAAATTAGTTGTCGACAGGAAAATACCGTTTGCCGTTGCATTGGGAAATCACGACGATGAGAGCGGCACAACCCGCCTCGAACTCGAAAAGATTATCACGGATTACCCGTACAATTGCAACTATCCTGCCGGTGGACAGTTGAGCGGCGTTATGAATAATGTCCTTCCCGTTTACGGAAGCGAAAAAGATATGCAGGTGAAAGCGTTGATTTACTGCTTCGACTCGGGAGCCTATTCAACCGTAAGCGATGTGTCGGGATACGGATGGATAACCTCTGAGGTCATCGACTGGTATAAGAAGCAAAGTTTTCATTTTACCCGGCAAAATAATTTTCAGCCGTTGCCAGCCCTGGCTTATTTCCATATTCCCCTTCCGGAATACCGCCTGGCATTTGACGACGATACGAACAAAAGGGTGGGGGTGCGTAAGGAAAACGAATGTTCCCCCGGTTTAAACTCGGGGATGTTTCTCGCGATGAAAGAGATGCAGGATGTTATGGGTACATTTGCCGGGCACGATCACGTTAACAATTATATCGTGAACTATTTCGGTATTGCATTAGCGTACGGCCAGTTCTCGGGATGGAGAACCACTTATGTACCTGGAATCAACGGTGCGAGAATCGTACAACTGACGGAAGGAAAACGTGAATTTGACACCTGGATCAGGTTACTCGACGGAAGCGTCGAATACAATGTAACTTTTCCGGCTGGACTGAAGGGGGAGTGA
- a CDS encoding ribose-phosphate pyrophosphokinase, protein MQDKPFKIFSGTKSRYFAEKVCNSLGCPLGNMIIEHFADGEFSVSYEESIRGRQVFLIQSTFPNSDNLMELLLMIDAAKRASAKSIIAVIPYFGWARQDRKDKPRVSIGAKLIADMLSTAGISRLITMDLHADQIQGFFDVPVDHLYGSGVFVDYMKTFNQENLVIATPDVGGTKRASAYAKFLGCPMVICYKIRKKANVISDMQIIGDVEGMDVLLIDDIVDTAGTMTKAAELMMQNGARSVRAIASHAVMSDPASERVENSSLNEIIFTDSIPYTKSCSKVKVLSVADMFANAIMRVCNNESISSLYVV, encoded by the coding sequence ATGCAAGATAAGCCGTTTAAAATCTTCTCGGGAACAAAATCACGTTATTTTGCCGAGAAGGTTTGCAATAGTTTGGGGTGTCCGTTAGGAAATATGATTATCGAGCATTTTGCCGACGGAGAATTTTCAGTTTCATACGAGGAATCCATTCGGGGAAGACAAGTATTCCTTATCCAGTCCACTTTTCCCAATTCAGACAACCTGATGGAGTTACTGCTTATGATTGATGCGGCCAAGCGTGCGTCGGCGAAGTCCATCATTGCGGTTATTCCCTATTTCGGATGGGCCCGTCAGGACAGAAAAGATAAGCCCCGTGTGAGTATCGGAGCGAAGCTGATTGCCGATATGCTCAGCACTGCCGGCATCAGCCGATTGATTACCATGGACTTGCATGCCGACCAGATTCAGGGTTTCTTCGATGTTCCTGTTGACCATTTGTACGGATCGGGAGTTTTTGTGGATTATATGAAAACCTTTAATCAGGAAAATTTGGTGATTGCCACGCCCGATGTAGGTGGAACCAAGCGTGCCAGTGCTTATGCCAAGTTCTTGGGTTGTCCCATGGTTATCTGCTATAAGATCAGGAAAAAAGCAAACGTTATTTCGGATATGCAGATCATCGGGGATGTGGAAGGGATGGATGTGTTGTTGATTGACGATATCGTGGATACTGCGGGAACCATGACCAAAGCTGCCGAGTTGATGATGCAGAACGGCGCCAGATCTGTAAGAGCCATAGCCAGTCACGCCGTCATGTCGGATCCGGCCAGTGAACGTGTGGAAAATTCTTCGCTTAACGAGATTATATTTACCGACAGTATTCCTTATACAAAATCGTGCAGTAAAGTGAAAGTCTTGTCTGTCGCCGATATGTTTGCCAATGCCATCATGAGGGTGTGCAACAACGAGTCGATAAGTTCATTGTATGTTGTATAG
- a CDS encoding alpha-amylase family protein, which produces MKPRKIFIYQLLPRLLGNTQANNIQNGTLEENGCGKFNDITGKFLNQLKKGGYSHVWLIGVLAHASTTDYTQYGIPREYPEIIKGNAGSPYAVRDVYDVDPDLAMNVNGRMREFEALVERIHRAGMEVIIDFVPNHLARNYKSINRPEGVDEFGCNDDTSVAFSPGNNFYYLPGEELEIQFPVKKMADVTYRESPAKVTGNDCFTNKPTPYDWYETVKLNYGIDIQNGYIKHFSKIPDTWNKMRDVLIYWSKKNIDGFRVDMAEMVPLEFWRWVIPQVKKEFPKILFLAEIYNPDAYRLFLAHDNFDYLYDKVGLYDVLRDVACGYRPSSDITFALNNVGDIQHKMLNFIENHDEQRVASDYFLKDGKHGPAAMIVTACVNVNPVMIYFGQELGERGMDEEGFSGKNGRTSIFDYWSLDTVRRWNNNGKWDDTLLTGEERALQKFYAKLLTLCNRERALSEGLFYDLMPANYDNFEFDSTKQFAFLRGTGDELILAVVNFDNKEVDVVVNIPTHAMDFFGIPDNGSFNAFPLLSDSKFNTVFSIDSPIRIKVGATSGELYKISSC; this is translated from the coding sequence ATGAAGCCACGTAAAATATTCATCTATCAACTGTTGCCGCGTCTGCTGGGGAACACTCAGGCCAACAACATTCAAAACGGGACCCTGGAAGAAAACGGATGCGGAAAGTTTAACGATATAACAGGTAAGTTTCTCAATCAGTTAAAGAAGGGTGGTTATTCTCATGTCTGGCTTATCGGCGTATTGGCGCATGCCTCAACAACGGATTACACCCAATACGGCATTCCCCGTGAATATCCGGAAATCATTAAAGGCAATGCCGGGTCTCCGTACGCCGTGCGGGACGTTTACGATGTTGATCCTGATCTGGCGATGAACGTGAACGGCCGGATGCGCGAATTTGAAGCGTTGGTTGAACGTATCCATCGTGCCGGGATGGAGGTAATCATTGATTTTGTGCCGAATCACCTGGCAAGGAACTACAAATCGATTAACCGTCCGGAGGGAGTTGACGAATTTGGTTGCAACGACGACACTTCTGTGGCTTTTTCTCCCGGCAACAACTTTTATTACCTTCCGGGTGAGGAGCTGGAAATTCAATTCCCGGTAAAGAAAATGGCGGACGTAACCTACAGGGAGTCGCCGGCAAAAGTCACCGGGAACGATTGTTTTACCAATAAACCCACCCCATACGACTGGTATGAGACGGTTAAGCTTAACTACGGCATCGATATACAGAACGGTTACATAAAACACTTCTCCAAAATTCCCGATACGTGGAACAAGATGAGGGACGTATTGATCTATTGGTCGAAGAAAAATATTGACGGTTTCCGGGTAGACATGGCAGAAATGGTCCCGCTGGAGTTTTGGCGATGGGTGATTCCGCAAGTAAAAAAAGAGTTCCCGAAAATTCTCTTTCTGGCGGAGATATACAATCCCGATGCCTACCGGTTGTTTCTTGCCCACGACAACTTTGATTACTTGTACGATAAAGTAGGGTTATATGACGTTTTGCGTGATGTGGCCTGCGGGTATCGTCCGTCGTCGGACATCACGTTTGCCCTGAATAACGTGGGCGATATTCAGCACAAAATGCTCAATTTTATTGAAAACCACGATGAACAACGCGTAGCTTCGGATTATTTTCTGAAAGACGGAAAGCATGGACCCGCTGCGATGATTGTTACTGCCTGCGTGAACGTAAATCCTGTAATGATCTATTTTGGCCAGGAGCTGGGCGAGCGGGGAATGGATGAAGAGGGTTTCAGTGGCAAGAACGGGCGTACCTCCATTTTTGATTATTGGTCGCTAGACACGGTTAGGCGTTGGAATAATAACGGGAAATGGGACGATACCTTGTTGACAGGAGAAGAAAGGGCGTTGCAGAAATTTTATGCCAAACTCCTTACCTTGTGTAACCGGGAGAGAGCGTTGAGTGAGGGACTCTTTTACGACCTGATGCCAGCAAATTACGACAATTTTGAGTTTGATTCCACCAAGCAATTCGCATTTCTACGGGGTACTGGAGATGAATTAATTCTGGCGGTGGTTAATTTTGACAACAAGGAGGTTGATGTTGTGGTAAATATTCCCACCCACGCTATGGATTTCTTCGGGATTCCTGACAACGGGAGTTTTAACGCTTTTCCGTTGTTGTCGGATAGCAAGTTCAATACCGTTTTTTCGATAGATAGCCCGATTCGGATAAAGGTTGGGGCAACCTCGGGCGAGCTGTACAAAATTTCCTCTTGTTAA
- a CDS encoding patatin-like phospholipase family protein, protein MAIFGKNFQYYLGYALSGGGAKGFAHLGAFKVFESYGLKPDVIAGTSAGALAGVFYADGFSPDEISELFRKKEFHEFIGFSIPKTGFFKTSGVGKFLKDNLRSSSFEQLRIPFKAVVTDWEKARTVVFSEGRSLVDAVVASCSVPIVFTPKVISGVSYVDGGLLKNFPVSVIRNECKYVIGVNVSLMTPLSDKVNIKTTAERTFKLMSNSNTLIDRSLCDILVEAEEAQKYFMFDLNNIDRIREIGYECASAALGEEKSLGIIRRCHRHYELEEKVRQRIGKFKKTTL, encoded by the coding sequence GTGGCAATATTTGGGAAAAATTTTCAATATTATTTGGGTTATGCGCTAAGCGGTGGCGGTGCAAAAGGGTTTGCTCATTTAGGCGCTTTCAAGGTATTTGAGAGTTATGGCCTGAAACCCGATGTAATTGCAGGTACCAGTGCCGGTGCGTTAGCCGGAGTTTTTTATGCCGATGGTTTTTCTCCCGACGAGATTAGCGAGCTCTTCCGAAAGAAAGAGTTCCATGAATTTATCGGATTTTCCATTCCCAAGACGGGCTTTTTTAAAACTTCAGGTGTCGGGAAATTTCTGAAAGACAATTTGCGGTCGAGCTCATTCGAACAACTGAGAATTCCTTTTAAAGCAGTTGTAACCGATTGGGAAAAGGCCCGGACTGTAGTTTTTTCGGAAGGTAGATCGTTAGTAGATGCCGTGGTGGCATCCTGTTCGGTCCCTATCGTCTTTACTCCCAAGGTTATCAGTGGTGTGTCCTATGTTGATGGCGGATTATTGAAAAATTTTCCGGTTTCTGTTATTCGGAATGAGTGTAAGTACGTTATCGGCGTGAATGTTTCGCTGATGACGCCTTTATCGGACAAAGTCAATATCAAAACTACCGCCGAACGTACGTTTAAACTGATGTCTAATTCAAATACGTTGATAGACAGGAGTCTATGTGATATCCTTGTAGAAGCGGAGGAAGCGCAAAAGTACTTTATGTTCGATCTGAACAACATCGACAGAATAAGAGAAATAGGTTACGAATGCGCTTCAGCAGCGCTTGGTGAAGAAAAATCGCTGGGCATTATCAGAAGGTGTCACCGACATTACGAACTCGAGGAGAAAGTGAGGCAGCGAATAGGTAAATTTAAAAAAACAACATTATGA
- the folK gene encoding 2-amino-4-hydroxy-6-hydroxymethyldihydropteridine diphosphokinase produces MPDNDIHVVFLGLGSNLGDKEKNIERAYREINKRIGRIISKSAFYVSDPEGFESENRFVNSVCELVTILEAREVLRVTQAIEKELGRTKKSPDGGYADRTIDIDILMVDNRIVEEPGLIIPHPRFHLRDFVLTPFAEISPDTVHPVFAKTILQLKNELGYL; encoded by the coding sequence ATGCCTGATAACGATATTCATGTTGTTTTTTTGGGATTGGGCTCCAACCTGGGAGACAAGGAAAAAAATATCGAGCGTGCCTACAGAGAAATTAACAAGCGGATAGGGAGAATTATTTCCAAATCCGCTTTTTATGTGTCCGATCCGGAGGGTTTCGAGTCTGAAAACAGGTTCGTTAATTCCGTTTGTGAACTGGTCACAATCCTGGAAGCCAGAGAGGTACTGCGGGTAACTCAGGCGATTGAAAAGGAACTGGGGCGGACAAAAAAATCTCCGGATGGTGGGTATGCCGATCGCACCATCGATATTGACATCCTGATGGTTGATAACCGAATCGTTGAGGAACCCGGATTAATCATTCCGCATCCCCGCTTCCATTTGCGCGACTTTGTGTTGACCCCTTTTGCCGAAATCTCGCCAGACACCGTTCATCCGGTGTTTGCCAAAACCATTTTGCAATTGAAGAATGAGCTTGGCTACCTTTAA
- the queA gene encoding tRNA preQ1(34) S-adenosylmethionine ribosyltransferase-isomerase QueA codes for MKLSQFKFNLPEELIAKYPSRHRDESRLLVVHRNSDKIEHLVFKDILNYFDAHDFFVFNDTKVFPARLFGNKEKTGAKIEVFLLRELNPSQHLWDVLVNPARKIRIGNKLYFGENEELVAEVIDNTTSRGRTLRFLYDGPYEEFKDLLFSIGETPIPEYMERSAVPEDAERYQNIFANNEGAVVVPAAGLHFSRELIKRMEIKNIDYGFLTLHHGLGAYRDIDVEDLTKHKVDSEQMIITQELCDKVNTAKDNGHKICAVGTSVLRAIETTISTDGHIKPREGWTNKFIFPPYDFTLPDALVTNFHLPFSTLLMVTTAFGGYERIMDVYQTAIKEKYEFGAYGDAMLII; via the coding sequence ATGAAACTTTCTCAGTTTAAATTTAATTTACCGGAGGAATTGATTGCCAAGTATCCGAGTAGACATCGCGATGAATCCAGATTGCTTGTGGTTCATCGAAATTCCGATAAAATAGAACATCTTGTTTTTAAGGATATTCTGAATTACTTTGATGCTCACGACTTTTTCGTTTTCAACGATACCAAGGTCTTTCCTGCACGGTTGTTCGGAAACAAAGAAAAGACCGGAGCCAAAATAGAAGTGTTTTTGCTCAGGGAGTTGAATCCCTCGCAGCATCTATGGGATGTTTTGGTTAATCCCGCCCGGAAAATAAGGATCGGGAACAAGTTATACTTTGGTGAAAATGAAGAGCTCGTGGCTGAAGTGATTGATAACACCACCTCGCGCGGGCGTACGCTTCGTTTTCTTTATGACGGGCCGTACGAAGAGTTCAAAGACCTGCTTTTCTCCATCGGTGAAACTCCGATCCCAGAATATATGGAGCGGTCGGCCGTGCCGGAGGATGCGGAGAGGTATCAGAATATTTTTGCCAATAACGAAGGAGCTGTCGTTGTTCCTGCGGCAGGACTGCATTTCAGCCGGGAGTTGATCAAACGTATGGAGATTAAAAATATCGATTACGGCTTCCTTACGCTTCACCACGGATTAGGTGCCTACCGCGATATAGACGTGGAGGATTTAACCAAGCATAAAGTTGATTCGGAGCAGATGATCATTACGCAGGAGTTGTGCGACAAGGTGAATACGGCAAAAGACAACGGGCACAAAATCTGTGCCGTGGGTACGTCGGTTCTGCGGGCTATTGAAACCACCATCAGTACAGACGGGCACATCAAGCCGAGGGAGGGATGGACGAACAAGTTTATTTTCCCGCCTTATGACTTTACACTACCCGATGCGTTGGTTACCAACTTCCACCTGCCGTTCTCCACGCTTTTGATGGTGACGACTGCTTTCGGCGGATACGAAAGAATTATGGATGTGTATCAGACGGCCATCAAGGAGAAATACGAGTTTGGTGCGTACGGGGATGCTATGCTGATAATTTAA
- the truB gene encoding tRNA pseudouridine(55) synthase TruB has protein sequence MDFIEGEILHIDKPLHWTSFRLVRVVRAKLCQKLKIKKLKVGHAGTLDPLATGVMTVCTGKKTKEIERLQAQTKEYIAEIRLGATTPSFDLETEIDAEYPVEHISREKVEECLKQFTGKIEQIPPLFSAVKIDGKRAYEFARKNEEIELKPKILVIKEIELLFYNLPTITIRVVCSKGTYIRALARDIGESLQSGAHLLALQRTRVGDVSLNDCLKVEELDDFFDRQLAKGEA, from the coding sequence ATGGATTTTATTGAAGGAGAGATCTTACACATCGATAAACCGCTGCATTGGACTTCGTTCCGGCTGGTGAGGGTAGTACGGGCGAAGTTGTGCCAGAAACTGAAAATTAAAAAGCTGAAAGTAGGGCATGCGGGAACACTCGATCCGCTGGCTACAGGTGTAATGACCGTTTGCACGGGAAAAAAGACAAAAGAGATTGAAAGGTTACAGGCTCAAACAAAAGAGTATATTGCCGAGATCCGGCTGGGAGCAACTACTCCCTCTTTTGACCTGGAGACGGAAATTGATGCCGAATATCCGGTGGAACACATCTCACGCGAAAAGGTGGAAGAGTGCCTGAAGCAATTCACCGGAAAAATTGAACAGATCCCGCCTCTTTTTTCGGCAGTCAAGATCGACGGTAAAAGAGCGTACGAGTTTGCCCGGAAGAATGAAGAAATTGAACTAAAACCAAAGATATTGGTTATAAAGGAAATTGAATTGTTGTTTTACAATTTACCAACGATAACTATCCGGGTTGTTTGCAGTAAAGGCACGTATATACGTGCCCTGGCGCGCGACATAGGTGAAAGCCTTCAGTCGGGTGCACATCTTCTTGCTCTCCAACGAACGAGGGTGGGAGATGTATCATTGAATGATTGTTTAAAGGTTGAAGAGCTGGACGATTTTTTTGACCGGCAGCTAGCCAAAGGGGAGGCTTAA